ACTATTTTCTCGGTTTAACGCcagtgtattcatttatttatttatttattttttcttttttgttgcgtTCATAGCgatccggtgtagcaggaaatttttcccccctgactgaaattccccccgggaaaataaGCCTAGGCTagatttcaaccccccccccctcccggaaaagcagcccgggctgttattccccccgggggaatttcagcccttaGATATTCCCCCCCTCCCCAAACTACCTAgcccatttctcccccacccttccttacagagaaactattttgatgaattaaataatcatagGTAAGTTTgataaaatattaggaatatatatatatatatatatatatatatatatatatatatatatatatatatatatatatatatatatatatatatatatatatagtgaaatccTTACTCTTCTTTCATACTGTCCagcaaaaaataaaacaagtacACTTGGTGCTAAGAAGCACTATacatgagaaaggagatgatacgaAATTctgttgtgttaccagagattattaGCTTTTACACTGGTAACACAACAGAATTtcgtatcatctcctttctcatgtGTAGTGCTTCTTAGCACCAAGTgtacttgttttattttttgctGGACAGTATGAAAGAAGAGTAAGAAAACCCGTACCAATAGGACAGCCCATCCAGATCCTCCTGGCGAGGCCAACAGAATAGCGCAAGAGTTTGCGGACTGTGCTAAGTCGACCAACCTTCCCCTTCCTACCAGGCGAAGGCAGGAGGAACTCCTCCCAATTAGGACTACCATGATCAATGCGGCGTGTGGCTTCAGTGACAGCACTGACTCCCCTTTCACGAAAGAGGAGCTAGAGAGGGCCCTTGCCAAAACCAAAAATACCGCGCCAGGCATCGACGGCATTACGTACAGTATGCTATGCCACATGGGGGCTCCAGCACAGGCTTTCTACCTTCGTCTTATAAATAAGACGTATAGTGATAGATGTAGACCAATCACCTGGAGCCAACAGAACATTCAGCCAATTCCCAAACCACAAGAAGAGAACTCATACCGGCCTATTGCCCTTATTAGCTGCACTTTAAAGGTTGCGGAGAGGATGGTCCTCAACCGGCTCAAGTGGAAAGTCGGTAAGCTGCATCCCAGGCTATATGGGTTCACAGAAGGTATTGGAACACACGAATGCATCGTCGATGTCCTGGCCACCGTCAACAACGGGAAAGCCCTGATCACCTTTATCGATCTGGAAAAGGCCTATGAACTCGCCAACGCCAGTGCTATCCTTTTCTCCCTGGTAGAGAAGCGGGTCAGGGGTCATCTCCTATCGTGGGTTAAACAATACCTCCATTACAGGGAGGCCAGAGTATCGTTCCAAGGGGCCACATCACCCTTTCTTCccttggaaaatggcacaccacagGGAGGAATTCTCAGCCCCTTCCTTTTCAACCTCCTCATTGAAAACCTCCTCAACCTGGACCTACCTAGGGGTATAGAAATGTTCATCTATGCGGATGACATTTGTATTGTCTGCCCCTACTTCGTACAGAATAGGACCAGAGCGATGCAGAGCGCCCTAGACATAATTAATGGGGGGTGTAGGGAGCTGGGCCTTAAGATCAACTCGGCAAAAACCAAGGCCATGGCGGTTAAGCATGATTTCGACCCCCCCAGACTAATCATTAACAACACTCCTATCGAGTGGGTTAACGATTATAGGTACCTCGGAATCATGATAAACCGTCACCTATCACCCACAAGCCAGGTCAAGTACCTCAAACATAGGATCTCAACCCGGTTCGCAGCCATGAAAAGGATCACCTCCCTAAGTAAGGGGGCCTCCCACCTGCTACTCAGAAGGTTCCACGTGCATGCTATTGCCTCACAGGTGGAATATGCAGCCCCGTCACTGACTGGCCTGCAGACCGGGTTACTTTCCTCTCTGGAGGTCATCCAAAACAACTGTATGAGACTCATTACAGGTGCCCCTATGTGGACTAGGCTGCAACTATTGCGGGCCGAGACCGGCCTAATGCCATTAGCCAACAGAGTTGATATAAGGCTCTGCGCCACGGTGTGCAAGACCATCAAAGCGGGTAGGGCATCTCCTCTCAGCAACAAACTGAGAGGTTTGTTAGACCTGCATGAAGATctagacccccccccccacatatgcCGGACGGATTCTGCAAGCAATCAGGAGGATGGGAGCACAGCAGGTCATCTCGGTTCTGAGGGTGGACAGTGTTCATGATCTGTACACCCCCCCAGCCCCATGGGTCCCCGACCCAATTTCCACCAATTTCACTATCCTCCCCTCCACCAAAGCCTTATGTTCTCCCCAAATACTATTACAAGCGGCCAACCAAGCAGTAAGGCAAACTTGGGCCAATAACAATTACTTCACAGACGGGTCGGTGGACCGGAGCATACCTGCTACGGGTGCCGCCGTCGTCTCAAATAACTATGTTGCCAACTGGAGGTTGTCAGATCATGCCTCCACCCTACAGACTGAGCTCGTGGCCATAGCCAAGGCGCTTGCTGACTCCCTGAGTAAGCAAGGAGACACTACCATCCATACCGACTCCAAAGGAGCGATACAGGCCATTTCcaacaataaactacaagagaacgtGCGTTTGCTATCTACCATCAGAGCTACAGCACAGATCCATGCTCAGGGGGGCCGCAAAATCACCCTCAACTGGATCCCTAGTCATGTGGGGGTTCAGGGGAATGAGGCCGCAGACAGGCTAGCAAATGAATCACTGAAGTGTACCTCCATAGGGGTAAGCCTCAGTAAATCTCTTAAACAAATTAAAAATCTACTAATCCAAAACTGTCTTTCCAGAGTTAGGTCTGATGTACGCGACGCAGCCTTGGGAGGTTTCATGACTGCCAGGTGGTACACGCAGGTAACTGATATGGACCCACATGGCATCACAAGGGACACAAATAGGAGAATAGCCGTCATCACTCATCGTCTCAGACTGGGCTATAAATGCTGCTGGCAAATCATCGGTGACGAAGTACGCCTTTGCCAACACTGTGAAGCACAACCAGCCGGTGACCCTTTGGACCACTATCTCCTCCACTGTCCCAGCACTGCGCTCCTTCGTCAAGACCTACCCAACCATCCACCAATTACAGCAGAAGCAGTAACCAAGAACATCCTAGAAAACATCCCTGCATACACAGCTTATCTCTCATCGTACCCGCCGCCTAGGTGATTTATCACCCCTGACCCCATGTAACATTGTCTAATAtacctgtgtgttttttttttttttccaggggatACTGTATGATCCAAAAGTTTCTACCTCCCACTCAATACCTGTAccctccttcccatgacctcctactcccatgggact
Above is a genomic segment from Palaemon carinicauda isolate YSFRI2023 unplaced genomic scaffold, ASM3689809v2 scaffold337, whole genome shotgun sequence containing:
- the LOC137636593 gene encoding uncharacterized protein; amino-acid sequence: MGAQQVISVLRVDSVHDLYTPPAPWVPDPISTNFTILPSTKALCSPQILLQAANQAVRQTWANNNYFTDGSVDRSIPATGAAVVSNNYVANWRLSDHASTLQTELVAIAKALADSLSKQGDTTIHTDSKGAIQAISNNKLQENVRLLSTIRATAQIHAQGGRKITLNWIPSHVGVQGNEAADRLANESLKCTSIGVSLSKSLKQIKNLLIQNCLSRVRSDVRDAALGGFMTARWYTQVTDMDPHGITRDTNRRIAVITHRLRLGYKCCWQIIGDEVRLCQHCEAQPAGDPLDHYLLHCPSTALLRQDLPNHPPITAEAVTKNILENIPAYTAYLSSYPPPR